A genomic window from Salvia hispanica cultivar TCC Black 2014 chromosome 5, UniMelb_Shisp_WGS_1.0, whole genome shotgun sequence includes:
- the LOC125189468 gene encoding DEAD-box ATP-dependent RNA helicase 45-like — protein sequence MVERRYGGRRGNARGGNRGGELGDLPNEEAARQRDLRDIENGDLRRQVRDLQRDIENGGNRLLGFMFGNVDGEVEREKDPSEEEDDEEFMKREKKTKVEKFSLVDHSKIDYPSLRKNFYNEVKEISKMTYEKVAAHGKQLELKAHGKDIPTPIKAWHHRELATKILGTIKKLNYEKPMSTQQACALPNYWQMWNVMMERK from the exons ATGGTTGAACGTAGATATGGCGGCAGACGTGGCAATGCTCGTGGCGGCAATCGTGGTGGGGAACTTGGAGATCTCCCAAACGAAGAGGCTGCACGACAGCGTGATCTGCGCGACATCGAGAACGGTGATTTGAGACGACAGGTTCGAGACCTCCAGCGCGACATCGAGAACG GGGGAAACCGCCTCCTAGGATTCATGTTTGGTAATGTCGATGGAGAAGTTGAAAGGGAGAAAGATCCTTCAGAGgaggaagatgatgaagaattcATGAAACGGGAGAAGAAAACCAAAGTGGAGAAGTTTTCATTGGTTGACCATTCGAAAATTGATTATCCTTCGCTCCGTAAGAATTTCTACAATGAAGTGAAggaaatttcaaaaatgacTTATGAAAAGGTTGCTGCACATGGGAAACAACTTGAATTGAAGGCACATGGAAAGGACATACCTACACCAATCAAAGCCTGGCACCACAGAGAATTGGCTACTAAAATTTTGGGTACTATTAAGAAGCTCAATTACGAGAAGCCCATGTCGACTCAACAAGCTTGTGCCTTGCCC AATTATTGGCAAATGTGGAACGTGATGATGGAGAGAAAGTAG
- the LOC125191256 gene encoding SPX domain-containing protein 1-like produces the protein MKFGKSLSNQIEETLPEWRDKFLSYKELKKRLKLFEPNKPAGEGEERPQKKRRMEETRREGDAMTEEEVDFLKLLEDELDKFNSFFVEKEEEYIIRLKELRDSVANAKDKKDEMIKIRTEIVDFHGEMVLLENYSALNYTGLVKILKKYDKRTGALLRLPFIQNVLQQPFYTTDLLYKLVKECENMLDQMFPLPVVGNEPSTSSAPEEGVMEEPKELAQIKYMKSLYMKSTLAALRVLKEIRSGSSTVSAFSLPPLQISGLEDPWNKIPLLEQVAK, from the exons ATGAAGTTTGGGAAGAGTTTGAGCAACCAGATTGAGGAGACGTTGCCGGAGTGGAGAGACAAGTTTTTGTCGTACAAGGAGCTGAAGAAGCGGCTCAAGCTGTTCGAGCCGAATAAGCCTGCCGGCGAGGGGGAGGAAAGGCCGCAGAAGAAGCGGAGGATGGAGGAGACCCGCCGGGAAGGGGATGCCATGACTGAGGAGGAGGTGGATTTCCTCAAGCTTTTGGAGGATGAGCTCGACAAGTTTAATTCCTTCTTCGTTGAGAAAGAGGAGGAGTATATCATCAGATTGAAG GAACTACGCGATAGTGTGGCGAATGCGAAGGATAAGAAAGATGAGATGATTAAGATCCGGACAGAAATTGTGGACTTCCATGGGGAGATGGTTTTGTTGGAGAATTACAGTGCTCTTAACTACACTG GACTGGTTAAGATTTTGAAGAAGTATGACAAAAGAACTGGCGCTCTCCTTCGGTTGCCATTCATACAGAATGTTCTGCAGCAGCCATTCTACACGACTGACCTGCTGTACAAGCTTGTGAAGGAGTGTGAGAATATGCTTGATCAAATGTTCCCTCTCCCAGTGGTTGGGAACGAACCCTCTACGAGCAGTGCACCGGAAGAGGGTGTGATGGAGGAACCTAAGGAGCTTGCACAGATAAAATACATGAAGAGCCTGTATATGAAGAGTACATTGGCTGCGTTGCGCGTTTTGAAAGAGATTCGCAGCGGGAGCTCTACGGTTAGCGCATTTTCATTACCGCCTCTCCAGATTAGTGGATTGGAGGATCCTTGGAACAAAATCCCTCTTCTGGAACAAGTTGCCAAGTAG
- the LOC125186458 gene encoding heme oxygenase 1, chloroplastic-like, producing MASITPISRAQPLYKKPQLGVSKKPQVQFLSMPTSSFSAKKSRMVVIAATTAAEKGKKRYPGEAKGFVEEMRFVAMKLHTKDQAKEGEKEPQGQPVARWEPTVEGYLRFLVDSKLVYDTLERIVDKAAFPEYAEFKNTGLERSEGLAKDLEWFKEQGHAIPEPSSPGINYAQYVEELSEKDPPAFLCHFYNTYFAHSAGGRMIGKKVAEKILNGKELEFYKWEGELSQLLQNVRDKLNRVAENWSREEKDHCLEETEKSFKFSGEILRLVLS from the exons ATGGCTTCTATAACACCCATCTCCCGCGCTCAACCCCTCTATAAGAAACCTCAATTGGGAGTTTCGAAAAAGCCCCAAGTTCAGTTTTTGTCGATGCCCACATCGAGTTTTTCGGCCAAGAAGTCGAGGATGGTGGTGATTGCAGCCACCACGGCGGCGGAGAAGGGAAAGAAGAGGTATCCCGGCGAGGCTAAGGGGTTTGTGGAGGAGATGAGATTTGTGGCTATGAAGCTGCACACCAAGGATCAGGCCAAGGAGGGGGAGAAGGAGCCGCAGGGGCAGCCTGTTGCTAGATGGGAGCCTACCGTGGAAGGTTACTTGCGATTCTTGGTTGATAGCAAATTGGTTTATGATACTCTTGAGAGGATTGTGGACAAAGCTGCTTTCCCTGAAT ATGCAGAATTTAAAAACACGGGACTTGAGAGATCGGAAGGACTTGCTAAGGATCTTGAATGGTTTAAGGAGCAAGGTCATGCCATCCCGGAACCATCATCTCCTGGCATTAACTATGCTCAGTATGTCGAGGAATTATCTGAAAAAGATCCTCCAGCTTTCCTTTGCCATTTCTACAATACATACTTTGCTCACTCAGCCGGTGGCAGGATGATAGGAAAGAAG GTAGCTGAGAAGATCCTAAATGGCAAGGAATTGGAGTTCTACAAATGGGAAGGGGAGCTGTCCCAACTGCTGCAGAATGTTCGCGACAAGCTAAACAGAGTTGCTGAA AACTGGAGTAGGGAGGAGAAGGATCATTGCCTCGAAGAAACTGAAAAATCGTTCAAGTTTTCCGGGGAAATTCTTCGTCTGGTGCTGTCCTGA